Proteins co-encoded in one Carassius carassius chromosome 35, fCarCar2.1, whole genome shotgun sequence genomic window:
- the LOC132116473 gene encoding receptor activity-modifying protein 3-like isoform X1 has translation MDPILLTLFKLSLVFTVNMLMTRSLSDADGVDLSFTQRPWLLQCNQTVLLLEMERCGERFRSDMSHIHPDDRCNLTQFIREYHVFSSCTETNAERIGCFWPNPAVEHFIISIHKHFFSNCSLEQVFIDPPDDTLTLLILVPVFLTLTMVVLVVWCSKRSDLLA, from the exons ATGGATCCGATTCTTCTCACTCTCTTCAAACTTTCCCTGGTCTTCA CAGTGAACATGCTGATGACGAGAAGTTTATCAG ATGCAGACGGCGTTGATCTGTCGTTCACCCAGCGGCCGTGGCTCCTTCAGTGCAATCAGACCGTCCTGCTGCTGGAGATGGAGAGATGCGGTGAACGATTCAGAAGCGACATGAGTCACATCCATCCAGACGACAGATGCAACCTCACGCAATTCATCAG AGAGTACCACGTCTTCTCCTCCTGCACGGAGACAAACGCCGAGCGCATCGGCTGCTTCTGGCCGAACCCAGCGGTGGAGCACTTCATCATCAGCATCCACAAGCACTTCTTCTCCAACTGCAGCCTGGAGCAGGTGTTCATCGACCCGCCGGACGACACGCTCACCCTCCTCATCCTCGTGCCCGTCTTCCTCACGCTGACCATGGTGGTGCTGGTGGTGTGGTGCAGCAAGAGGAGCGATCTCCTGGCCTAG
- the LOC132116473 gene encoding receptor activity-modifying protein 3-like isoform X2: MDPILLTLFKLSLVFMNMLMTRSLSDADGVDLSFTQRPWLLQCNQTVLLLEMERCGERFRSDMSHIHPDDRCNLTQFIREYHVFSSCTETNAERIGCFWPNPAVEHFIISIHKHFFSNCSLEQVFIDPPDDTLTLLILVPVFLTLTMVVLVVWCSKRSDLLA; this comes from the exons ATGGATCCGATTCTTCTCACTCTCTTCAAACTTTCCCTGGTCTTCA TGAACATGCTGATGACGAGAAGTTTATCAG ATGCAGACGGCGTTGATCTGTCGTTCACCCAGCGGCCGTGGCTCCTTCAGTGCAATCAGACCGTCCTGCTGCTGGAGATGGAGAGATGCGGTGAACGATTCAGAAGCGACATGAGTCACATCCATCCAGACGACAGATGCAACCTCACGCAATTCATCAG AGAGTACCACGTCTTCTCCTCCTGCACGGAGACAAACGCCGAGCGCATCGGCTGCTTCTGGCCGAACCCAGCGGTGGAGCACTTCATCATCAGCATCCACAAGCACTTCTTCTCCAACTGCAGCCTGGAGCAGGTGTTCATCGACCCGCCGGACGACACGCTCACCCTCCTCATCCTCGTGCCCGTCTTCCTCACGCTGACCATGGTGGTGCTGGTGGTGTGGTGCAGCAAGAGGAGCGATCTCCTGGCCTAG